In Ignavibacteriales bacterium, the following proteins share a genomic window:
- the xdhA gene encoding xanthine dehydrogenase small subunit encodes MLTTISYVLDGKIVTLDFNSASQLTPTTTVLNYLRSLPNHKGVKEGCAEGDCGACTVVIGEFAAGSKIHYRSVDSCLIFLPMLHGKQIVTIENLQNKKGQLHNVQSAMVETGGSQCGFCTPGIVMSLFSLYKNHTMPTREQIDDAITSNLCRCTGYKPIVEAAAQACVHDGIDHFTDDEPTTIELLKSIPHESISIRTKDQEYFRPNNLKEALSLKSKHPDAIIISGSTDVALRVTKGHEVLPQLIDLSGVEELQSMLETDDTLTLGAGMILSDVHQAVKNNYPALYAILSIFGSQQIRNLATLGGNLGTASPISDTLPVLMAYIATIILQSTNAKREITLDDFILGYRKTARKPDELITAVRLLKSQNGTIIKSYKISKRKDLDISTVSAGCRLELNSNKSVKAIKLIYGGMADCVKHATQTEQFLAGKLWKREIVEEAMQFINNDFTPISDARGSAEFRTIAAKNLLLKFWADTVNNEQ; translated from the coding sequence ATGCTGACTACGATTTCCTATGTTCTCGATGGCAAAATTGTTACACTCGATTTCAATTCCGCTTCACAACTCACACCAACAACAACGGTTCTCAATTATCTTCGAAGTCTGCCGAATCATAAAGGCGTAAAAGAAGGTTGTGCCGAAGGCGACTGCGGTGCTTGCACAGTTGTCATTGGAGAATTTGCTGCCGGCAGTAAAATCCATTATCGAAGCGTTGATTCATGCCTCATATTCCTGCCGATGCTGCACGGCAAACAAATTGTAACAATCGAGAACCTGCAAAATAAAAAAGGACAATTGCACAACGTTCAATCTGCAATGGTGGAAACCGGCGGAAGCCAGTGTGGATTTTGCACGCCGGGAATTGTCATGTCGTTGTTCTCGCTCTACAAGAATCACACCATGCCAACACGAGAACAAATTGATGATGCGATCACCAGTAATTTGTGCAGATGTACCGGTTACAAACCGATCGTGGAGGCTGCTGCGCAAGCCTGCGTTCATGATGGAATCGATCATTTCACAGACGATGAACCGACAACCATTGAACTTCTCAAGTCCATTCCACACGAATCTATTTCTATAAGAACAAAGGATCAGGAATACTTCCGTCCGAACAATCTAAAAGAAGCTCTTTCACTGAAAAGTAAACATCCTGATGCTATTATCATCTCTGGTTCAACGGATGTTGCATTACGTGTAACAAAAGGACATGAGGTCTTACCACAACTCATTGATCTCTCTGGCGTTGAAGAGTTGCAATCTATGCTGGAAACCGACGATACACTCACACTTGGCGCAGGAATGATTCTTAGCGATGTGCATCAAGCTGTAAAGAACAATTATCCTGCACTGTACGCAATTTTGTCAATCTTCGGCTCACAGCAAATCAGGAACCTCGCTACGCTTGGCGGCAATCTCGGAACAGCATCTCCTATCAGCGACACGCTGCCCGTGCTGATGGCATATATTGCAACTATCATTCTCCAAAGCACCAATGCAAAACGCGAAATCACCCTGGATGATTTCATACTTGGTTATCGGAAGACCGCTCGCAAACCAGATGAACTGATTACAGCAGTACGCCTGCTTAAATCGCAAAATGGCACCATCATCAAATCGTATAAAATCTCCAAACGTAAAGATCTCGACATTTCTACGGTAAGTGCAGGATGTAGATTGGAATTGAATAGTAACAAATCGGTAAAAGCAATCAAACTTATCTATGGTGGTATGGCAGATTGTGTAAAACACGCGACTCAAACAGAACAATTCCTTGCTGGGAAATTATGGAAACGTGAAATAGTGGAAGAAGCAATGCAGTTCATTAATAACGACTTCACACCAATTTCCGATGCACGCGGCTCTGCAGAATTTAGAACAATCGCTGCAAAAAACCTGCTCCTTAAATTCTGGGCAGATACAGTGAACAATGAGCAATGA
- a CDS encoding four helix bundle protein — translation MAKESIVREKAFKFAVRIVKLYQFLSIEKKEFVLSKQILRSGTSIGANIEEADGAISKKEFSNKISVAYKEARVTSYWLRLLQATDFIEKHLFESLAADCDELCKLLFAIIRTARIKN, via the coding sequence ATGGCAAAAGAAAGTATTGTTCGAGAGAAAGCGTTTAAGTTTGCAGTCAGAATTGTAAAGTTATACCAATTTCTATCAATCGAAAAAAAGGAATTTGTTCTCTCGAAACAGATATTACGTAGTGGTACTTCTATTGGTGCAAATATTGAAGAAGCAGATGGTGCAATTTCAAAAAAGGAATTTTCAAATAAGATTTCCGTTGCCTACAAGGAAGCAAGAGTAACTTCCTATTGGTTGCGTTTACTGCAAGCCACTGATTTCATTGAAAAACATCTATTCGAATCTTTAGCGGCCGATTGTGACGAATTGTGCAAACTTCTCTTTGCAATCATAAGAACCGCGAGGATCAAAAATTGA
- the xdhB gene encoding xanthine dehydrogenase molybdopterin binding subunit gives MITAHSSLITMNIPHESASKHVTGEAIYIDDILVSDQLLVGRVVYSPHAHAKIKSFDVSEAKKSEGVHAVLCYKDIPGHNQMGPVVSDELCLAIDEVTFVGQAIFLIAAETEAQAQIAEKLIKVDYEVLEPILTIEQAIEKNNLLGPPRTMQRGDADSALVSAPHVLKGKIKTGAQEHWYLESQISLCIPGEHNEMNVFSGTQNPTETQILVAEVLGISLNEVVVEIRRMGGAFGGKETQANHVACWTALLARATKRPVKIRLFRDDDMIMTGKRHRFLTRYEVGFDDNGKLLALKLELNSDGGAATDLSFAIMERAMLHADNAYFIPNMTVLARVWKTNLPSNTAFRGFGGPQGMAAIETIIDRAARYLKKDALEIRFANFYGIETNNITHYGQQIENNRLFVIYDQLMKSSEYYERRSKVNNFNAAHEFIKKGLACTPVKFGISFTTTFLNQAGAIVNVYTDGTILVNHGGTEMGQGLHTKIQQIAAAEFGVSLERVKVSATNTSKVPNTSATAASSGTDLNGAAVKNAIDILKARIAEEIAKVFSEKNPGNPTVPNSIMFQDDVIFDSIHPDRRMKFEEVMNLMRLHQISLSSTGYYRTPEIGWDKQKGWGTPFYYFSFGMCVSEIELDILTGRHTFVRVDILHDAGKSLNPLIDRGQIEGGFIQGVGWCTTEEIKWDDKGRLMTHSPDTYKIPTVQDIPKDFRVELLQGYPNPVAIRQSKTVAEPPLMYGLSTWLAIKDAVSATRNHEIEPEFSLPATNEVILLSIEKLKRK, from the coding sequence TTGATCACTGCTCATTCATCACTGATCACTATGAACATTCCGCACGAATCAGCTTCAAAGCATGTAACCGGCGAAGCGATCTATATTGATGACATTCTTGTAAGCGATCAGTTGTTAGTCGGTCGGGTAGTTTATAGTCCTCATGCACATGCCAAGATTAAATCGTTTGATGTAAGCGAAGCAAAGAAGTCAGAGGGCGTTCATGCGGTGCTCTGTTACAAGGATATTCCCGGACACAACCAGATGGGACCGGTTGTGAGTGACGAGCTCTGCCTCGCCATTGACGAAGTGACATTCGTAGGACAAGCAATATTCCTTATTGCCGCCGAGACCGAAGCGCAGGCCCAAATTGCTGAGAAATTAATAAAAGTTGATTATGAGGTGCTTGAACCGATTCTCACAATCGAGCAAGCAATCGAGAAAAACAATCTGCTCGGCCCGCCGCGCACTATGCAGCGTGGCGATGCAGATAGTGCGCTCGTTTCGGCACCGCATGTATTAAAAGGAAAAATCAAAACTGGCGCACAGGAACATTGGTACCTTGAATCGCAAATCAGTCTCTGTATTCCCGGTGAACATAACGAGATGAACGTCTTCAGCGGGACACAGAATCCAACCGAAACACAAATTCTTGTCGCAGAAGTGCTTGGCATCTCATTGAATGAAGTTGTTGTAGAAATCCGACGTATGGGCGGTGCTTTCGGCGGAAAAGAAACGCAGGCAAATCACGTTGCTTGTTGGACTGCGCTCCTTGCGCGGGCAACGAAACGCCCGGTAAAGATTCGTCTTTTCCGTGATGATGATATGATTATGACCGGCAAGCGCCATCGTTTTCTGACGCGCTACGAAGTTGGATTTGATGATAACGGAAAACTGCTCGCACTGAAATTGGAACTAAACAGCGATGGCGGCGCAGCAACCGACTTATCGTTCGCAATTATGGAACGAGCTATGCTCCACGCTGACAATGCATACTTCATTCCCAACATGACGGTTCTTGCACGTGTATGGAAAACAAATCTGCCTTCCAACACCGCATTCCGGGGATTTGGCGGACCACAGGGAATGGCAGCGATAGAAACTATCATCGATCGTGCTGCGCGGTATCTGAAAAAAGATGCGCTTGAGATTCGCTTTGCAAATTTCTATGGCATCGAAACAAACAACATCACGCATTATGGTCAGCAGATCGAGAACAACAGGCTCTTTGTCATTTACGATCAATTAATGAAATCGTCAGAATATTATGAGCGACGAAGCAAAGTGAATAATTTCAACGCTGCGCATGAATTCATCAAAAAAGGTCTTGCCTGCACACCGGTAAAATTTGGTATCTCGTTCACCACAACATTTCTTAATCAAGCCGGAGCGATTGTTAATGTATATACCGACGGTACGATCCTCGTCAACCATGGCGGCACAGAAATGGGTCAAGGATTGCACACAAAGATTCAGCAAATTGCAGCGGCAGAATTTGGCGTCAGCTTGGAACGCGTGAAGGTGAGCGCCACGAACACATCTAAAGTCCCAAACACATCCGCTACAGCGGCATCTTCCGGCACGGATCTCAACGGTGCCGCAGTGAAGAATGCCATCGACATACTCAAGGCTCGCATCGCCGAGGAAATAGCAAAAGTGTTTTCAGAAAAGAACCCCGGCAATCCAACAGTACCGAATTCCATTATGTTCCAGGATGACGTTATCTTTGATTCCATTCATCCTGATCGGCGAATGAAGTTTGAAGAAGTCATGAACTTAATGCGCTTGCATCAAATAAGCCTTAGTTCCACCGGATATTACCGCACACCTGAAATCGGCTGGGATAAACAGAAAGGTTGGGGCACACCATTCTATTATTTTTCATTCGGAATGTGCGTTTCGGAAATAGAATTAGATATTCTCACTGGGCGGCATACATTTGTACGCGTCGACATTTTACACGATGCCGGGAAATCACTTAATCCGCTCATCGACCGCGGGCAGATTGAAGGCGGTTTCATCCAGGGCGTTGGCTGGTGTACAACCGAAGAAATTAAATGGGATGACAAAGGCAGACTCATGACGCACTCGCCAGATACATACAAAATTCCAACGGTGCAGGACATCCCAAAGGATTTTCGTGTAGAACTCTTGCAGGGCTATCCTAATCCTGTCGCGATTCGACAAAGCAAGACGGTAGCTGAACCGCCATTGATGTACGGACTTTCAACGTGGCTCGCTATCAAAGATGCTGTTTCGGCAACTAGAAATCATGAAATCGAACCTGAGTTTTCTCTTCCAGCAACGAATGAAGTAATCCTTCTGTCGATTGAGAAGCTCAAAAGAAAATAA
- a CDS encoding XdhC family protein: MDIYKELLDSLETEEQIILATIVSTKGSTPSAALSKMIIKNQGKTSIGTIGGGCVEADVLGRAQQKLQTGTVETLCFELREDEYIQGLICGGTINVLLEPIGRDLIPFFRDLKSIRDNGNDSVIGTFLNSDGCVKCKTILAEMRSTELCLNKEQESYWQMLLQKAASPLQNTFVEIIASSLKHQGVTRIPLNEGELIFEPVPGLPNLILFGGGHVSKAICKSAASCGFQVTVTDDREAFCNPARFPEASKTVVSDFSEVFNRITIKPTTYLVIVTRGHQYDEEVLEKALKTPAHYIGMMGSQRKVLTSYKRLLQYGFNSEDLKRVQSPIGIEVGAVTPEEIAISVVAQLIRVRRGYSKSAIDKSEAMYSFFHKNDVPS, from the coding sequence ATGGATATTTACAAGGAACTCCTCGATTCACTTGAAACAGAAGAACAAATTATTCTGGCGACTATTGTCTCCACAAAGGGCTCGACACCATCGGCAGCGCTTTCAAAAATGATTATCAAGAATCAAGGCAAGACATCTATTGGAACTATTGGCGGCGGATGTGTTGAGGCAGATGTTTTGGGGCGGGCACAACAGAAACTTCAAACGGGGACTGTAGAGACACTGTGCTTTGAATTGCGCGAAGACGAGTATATTCAAGGATTAATCTGCGGCGGCACAATCAATGTTTTGCTGGAGCCAATCGGTAGAGATCTCATTCCATTTTTCCGCGATCTCAAATCTATCCGTGATAATGGAAATGATTCTGTTATTGGCACGTTTCTTAACTCTGATGGTTGTGTTAAGTGTAAAACAATTCTTGCTGAAATGCGAAGCACTGAACTTTGCTTAAACAAAGAGCAAGAATCATACTGGCAAATGCTTCTGCAAAAAGCTGCGTCGCCGTTGCAAAATACATTCGTCGAAATTATTGCATCTTCTTTGAAGCATCAGGGTGTCACTCGCATTCCATTGAATGAAGGCGAACTCATTTTTGAACCTGTCCCCGGTTTGCCAAATCTTATTCTTTTCGGAGGCGGTCATGTCTCCAAGGCAATTTGCAAATCAGCGGCTTCCTGCGGATTTCAAGTAACTGTCACCGATGATCGAGAAGCGTTTTGCAATCCTGCCCGATTTCCAGAAGCATCCAAAACCGTTGTTTCCGATTTTTCTGAAGTTTTTAACCGTATTACCATCAAACCGACAACGTATCTTGTCATTGTAACACGCGGACATCAATATGATGAAGAAGTTCTAGAAAAAGCGCTGAAAACCCCGGCACACTATATCGGAATGATGGGAAGTCAACGGAAAGTCTTGACGTCATATAAACGGCTTCTACAATACGGTTTTAACAGCGAAGATCTCAAGCGCGTTCAATCTCCAATTGGAATTGAGGTTGGTGCGGTTACTCCAGAAGAAATTGCAATAAGTGTCGTTGCACAACTTATTCGCGTTCGTCGTGGTTATTCAAAATCAGCCATTGATAAATCTGAAGCGATGTATTCCTTTTTTCATAAAAACGACGTACCATCTTAA
- a CDS encoding response regulator produces MDATAPKRKVLIIDDDPSLRRLVQVLFERDGFDVSLASEGSEGVQLALMNPPHIIILDIMMEGLHGFEVCKMLRANSSMRRTAIIIISGKSYKPDIDKAMELGADAYVVKPFSPKELLQIAIEHMNKRASQL; encoded by the coding sequence ATGGATGCGACTGCACCAAAACGAAAAGTATTAATTATCGATGACGATCCTTCACTTCGACGTCTCGTGCAGGTTCTTTTTGAACGTGACGGGTTTGATGTATCCCTTGCGAGCGAAGGCAGTGAAGGAGTCCAACTGGCATTGATGAATCCTCCACATATCATCATTCTCGACATTATGATGGAAGGACTTCATGGATTTGAAGTATGCAAGATGCTTCGCGCTAATTCAAGTATGCGACGTACTGCCATTATTATCATATCGGGGAAATCGTACAAACCGGATATCGATAAGGCTATGGAACTCGGTGCTGATGCGTATGTTGTAAAACCTTTTTCACCCAAAGAGCTTCTTCAAATTGCCATCGAACATATGAATAAACGAGCAAGTCAACTATGA
- a CDS encoding MBL fold metallo-hydrolase — protein sequence MMKIKFWGTRGSIPSPGKSTVKYGGNTSCVEVRAGKQILIFDAGTGIRDLGNQLLHEFKSQPVTVHLFISHTHWDHIQGFPFFMPAYNKNFQIIVYGPPARDKSLKDLFKFQMDSEYFPVPLGGLNAQIVMQEVREPFRIGDLQITSFYMNHPAMTLAYKIFDGEKTFVFATDNEPYRYTLHAVRKDPLASQYGAELDQKFIEFISGADFVVCDAQYTLEEYRLKVGWGHSPIESVMEFAIKANVKQLALYHHDPSHDDAAVDAIVKHAQQLISSQKSSVQCFGASEGMEITLA from the coding sequence ATGATGAAGATAAAGTTTTGGGGAACACGGGGTTCTATTCCTTCACCGGGTAAATCGACAGTGAAATATGGTGGAAACACATCCTGTGTGGAAGTGCGTGCCGGAAAACAAATACTCATTTTTGACGCTGGCACTGGCATCCGAGATCTTGGCAATCAGCTTCTCCATGAATTTAAATCGCAGCCGGTCACAGTGCATCTGTTCATTAGCCATACGCACTGGGATCACATACAAGGGTTTCCTTTTTTCATGCCAGCGTATAACAAAAACTTTCAGATCATCGTCTACGGTCCTCCTGCACGCGATAAAAGTCTTAAAGATTTATTTAAATTTCAGATGGACTCAGAATATTTTCCGGTGCCGTTAGGCGGTTTGAATGCACAGATCGTCATGCAGGAAGTCCGCGAACCATTCCGTATTGGCGATTTACAGATTACATCGTTCTATATGAACCATCCCGCGATGACGCTCGCCTATAAAATTTTCGACGGGGAAAAAACATTCGTCTTCGCCACAGATAATGAACCTTATCGGTACACGCTTCATGCCGTGCGCAAAGATCCGCTTGCTTCACAGTACGGTGCAGAGTTAGATCAGAAGTTCATCGAGTTTATCAGTGGAGCTGACTTCGTAGTGTGTGACGCTCAGTACACTCTCGAAGAGTATCGGTTAAAAGTCGGTTGGGGACACTCCCCCATCGAATCAGTTATGGAGTTTGCCATAAAGGCAAATGTGAAACAGTTAGCGTTGTACCATCACGACCCATCGCACGACGATGCCGCAGTTGATGCAATAGTAAAGCACGCTCAGCAATTAATTTCATCACAAAAATCTTCTGTGCAATGTTTCGGCGCTTCTGAAGGTATGGAAATAACGCTGGCATAA
- a CDS encoding glycosyltransferase codes for MNLRETSSHKVALVQDWLTGMRGGEKILEVLCELFPHATVFTLLHNEGAMSPTIEGMRINNSFIQHLPMKATKYRNYLPLMPLAIGSLDFSGYNLIISTSAAVAKGAIPRDGAKHICYCNSPMRYVWDQYEEYFGKGRAGFITRSGMALVAPYLRRWDVRTCNRVHYFIANSHNVAERISRIYHRTSDVIYPPVSTDQFTVSEKDDGYYLVVSALVPYKRVDLAIETFNNYGEKLLVVGSGPEREKLEKRANRNIEFLGWQSGESLAKLYAGCRALIFPGVEDFGIVPLEAMASGKPVVAFGKGGALETVVANGVSSTGVFFYESTVEALTTAVKSLSKLKIDPYAVRRHAEKFDRAIFKQHMMEYVAQRFKGSLK; via the coding sequence ATGAACTTACGTGAAACTTCCTCTCATAAAGTTGCACTTGTTCAAGATTGGCTGACGGGTATGCGCGGCGGCGAAAAGATTCTTGAAGTTTTATGTGAATTATTCCCCCATGCCACAGTTTTCACGTTGCTTCATAATGAAGGAGCAATGTCGCCAACCATTGAAGGGATGAGAATAAATAATTCATTCATCCAACACTTGCCGATGAAGGCAACGAAGTACCGTAATTATTTACCGCTGATGCCGCTTGCAATTGGCTCACTGGATTTCTCCGGTTATAATCTCATTATCTCAACAAGCGCTGCTGTTGCAAAAGGAGCAATTCCAAGGGATGGTGCGAAACATATCTGCTATTGTAATTCTCCCATGCGGTATGTCTGGGATCAGTATGAGGAGTATTTTGGAAAAGGGCGCGCCGGATTTATAACGAGATCAGGAATGGCTCTGGTGGCGCCATATCTTCGTCGATGGGATGTTCGGACCTGCAACCGCGTTCACTATTTTATTGCTAACTCACACAATGTTGCTGAACGTATCTCGCGTATTTATCATAGGACCTCGGATGTTATCTACCCACCGGTTAGCACCGACCAGTTCACAGTCTCTGAAAAAGATGATGGCTATTATTTAGTTGTCAGTGCATTAGTTCCATATAAACGGGTTGACCTTGCAATCGAAACGTTTAATAACTATGGTGAAAAACTTCTCGTTGTCGGTTCTGGCCCTGAACGAGAAAAATTGGAGAAGAGAGCAAATAGGAACATCGAATTTCTCGGCTGGCAGAGCGGTGAGAGTCTTGCGAAGCTTTATGCCGGATGCAGAGCACTGATTTTTCCCGGAGTTGAAGATTTTGGTATCGTTCCGCTTGAAGCTATGGCAAGCGGCAAGCCCGTGGTTGCATTTGGGAAAGGGGGCGCATTGGAAACGGTCGTTGCAAATGGTGTTTCGTCAACCGGTGTTTTCTTCTATGAATCAACTGTCGAAGCCCTCACGACAGCTGTCAAATCACTTTCAAAATTGAAAATCGATCCGTATGCTGTTCGTCGACATGCAGAAAAGTTTGATCGAGCGATCTTCAAACAGCACATGATGGAGTACGTCGCACAACGATTCAAAGGATCATTGAAGTGA
- the amrB gene encoding AmmeMemoRadiSam system protein B — protein sequence MKTLLITFLIFCSLSGLVAQEVRPVRDSIGYCWNAEQMNRLITYVETKDRGSVPQQSFIAGISPHDDFLYAASVYYPLFQSFRTKEVVIFGVTHATVRKEIGDPQNILLLEEYKEWAGCGRNIAISPLRDYLRSRLDTQYFRVNNQAHRLEHSIEAMVPWLQYFNPDIHITPIMVTAMPFERMDEISKNLSEALVTYIKENKLVPGKDIFFLYSSDANHYGKDFNNVPFGDDSIAHAEGTKRDRQIADKYLAGAIQSEKIRNFTLEMKNFVWCGKFSVPFGLLATQKTLQLLSGKTLTGIIFRYSDSYTEGIIPLKQTGMGTTAPFSLKHWVGYLSAGYFME from the coding sequence ATGAAAACTCTACTCATTACTTTTCTGATTTTCTGCTCCTTGTCAGGTCTTGTTGCTCAGGAAGTCCGGCCGGTACGTGATAGTATTGGTTATTGCTGGAATGCGGAACAAATGAACCGGCTTATCACTTATGTAGAAACCAAGGATAGGGGATCAGTTCCTCAACAATCATTTATTGCCGGAATTTCTCCCCATGATGATTTCCTTTATGCTGCGAGTGTCTATTATCCGCTTTTCCAATCCTTCAGAACAAAAGAAGTAGTTATTTTTGGTGTTACTCACGCAACAGTACGAAAAGAAATCGGCGATCCACAAAACATCCTTCTTCTTGAAGAATACAAAGAATGGGCAGGTTGCGGCCGAAACATTGCAATTTCACCGTTACGAGATTATCTCAGAAGCAGACTTGATACACAATACTTTCGCGTGAACAATCAGGCGCACAGACTTGAACATTCTATAGAAGCGATGGTTCCATGGCTTCAGTACTTCAATCCCGATATTCATATTACGCCAATAATGGTGACCGCGATGCCGTTCGAACGAATGGATGAAATTTCAAAAAATCTCTCTGAAGCTCTTGTTACCTATATCAAGGAAAATAAACTCGTTCCCGGAAAAGATATCTTCTTTCTTTACTCGTCAGATGCCAATCACTACGGAAAAGATTTTAATAATGTTCCGTTTGGAGATGACAGTATAGCTCATGCAGAGGGGACAAAGCGAGATCGACAAATTGCCGATAAATATCTTGCCGGTGCAATCCAATCGGAGAAAATTCGCAACTTTACTTTAGAGATGAAAAATTTTGTATGGTGTGGCAAATTCTCGGTTCCGTTTGGTTTGTTGGCTACTCAAAAAACACTCCAGCTATTATCTGGGAAGACGCTCACGGGAATAATTTTCCGCTACTCTGATTCATATACGGAGGGAATCATTCCGCTCAAGCAGACTGGAATGGGAACTACTGCGCCATTTTCACTGAAGCATTGGGTGGGCTATCTGTCCGCTGGATATTTCATGGAATAG
- a CDS encoding RNA polymerase sigma factor, with amino-acid sequence MQNNKPAESLEKLIEDAQKGNVTAFEKIVKYHQSYIYAIAFRFLCDEDDAEDVVQESFIRIWNHLNVFDPNMKFTTWMYKIVVNLCYDKAKSNKRRIKVFSRLNNNSLKEDCIDSTDMEQELMNKEIAVLIKSIADGLSEKQRMIFLLRDFQDLTIQEVVDITGMSESGIKTNLFFARQNIRKKLAMLEASV; translated from the coding sequence ATGCAGAATAATAAACCAGCTGAATCACTTGAGAAACTTATTGAAGATGCCCAAAAAGGCAATGTAACGGCTTTTGAAAAAATCGTCAAATATCATCAATCATACATATACGCAATTGCCTTCAGATTCTTATGCGACGAAGATGATGCCGAAGATGTTGTCCAGGAAAGTTTTATCAGGATTTGGAATCATCTCAATGTATTCGATCCGAATATGAAGTTTACAACATGGATGTACAAGATCGTCGTCAATCTATGTTATGATAAAGCTAAATCCAACAAGAGAAGAATAAAAGTGTTTTCGAGATTGAATAATAATTCCCTCAAAGAAGACTGTATCGATAGTACCGATATGGAACAGGAATTGATGAATAAAGAAATAGCAGTACTAATCAAATCTATAGCCGATGGATTATCTGAAAAGCAACGAATGATTTTTCTGCTGAGAGATTTTCAAGATCTGACCATTCAAGAAGTTGTCGATATTACCGGCATGTCTGAATCGGGGATAAAAACAAATCTGTTTTTCGCAAGACAAAATATCAGAAAGAAATTAGCAATGTTAGAGGCAAGCGTATGA
- a CDS encoding DUF4097 family beta strand repeat-containing protein: MKKTLSFFLMSFVVLSLSFAQNKSDESSDYQSKSFVVQKGGLLEVDVEPGAVRIESWSKDEVFVEAEGVNERHPERLVISQSGNNITVKYRDSRHNVDHLVFTVKVPSKFNVDIQTSGGSIKQNDVLTGSFTAETKGGSIKIDHIIGKVDVETGGGSIKLDKVEGDAKMQTGGGSIETGTVTGTLSAKTGGGSITLRDAGGKVNASTGGGSVNVENAKEWIDISTGGGGVHVRGAKYGAKVKTGGGSVEMEDITGVVNVSTGGGSIKCELIPGSTGNSSIRTGGGEIELTLPENAKAIVEATINVNRGWGRHHKKCTIRSDFKADKYENKEEDDQIYAVYTLNGGGPTITLETSDSDIEILRMSGK, encoded by the coding sequence ATGAAAAAGACCCTGTCGTTCTTTTTAATGAGCTTCGTAGTGCTCTCGCTCTCGTTTGCTCAGAATAAATCGGATGAATCATCTGATTATCAATCAAAATCTTTTGTTGTTCAAAAAGGCGGGCTGCTTGAAGTTGATGTAGAACCGGGCGCCGTTCGTATCGAATCATGGTCGAAGGATGAAGTCTTCGTTGAAGCAGAAGGTGTCAATGAACGCCACCCTGAGCGTCTTGTCATATCGCAGTCGGGGAACAATATTACAGTAAAGTACAGAGATTCAAGACACAATGTTGACCATCTGGTCTTCACAGTGAAAGTTCCATCGAAGTTTAATGTAGATATTCAGACGTCAGGTGGAAGTATAAAACAAAATGATGTTCTTACCGGCAGCTTCACAGCGGAAACAAAAGGCGGCAGTATTAAAATTGATCACATTATCGGCAAGGTGGATGTTGAAACCGGAGGCGGTAGTATTAAGTTAGACAAGGTTGAAGGAGATGCCAAAATGCAAACCGGCGGAGGAAGCATTGAAACCGGAACTGTCACCGGGACATTGAGTGCAAAAACGGGCGGCGGCAGTATTACCCTTCGTGATGCCGGCGGAAAAGTGAATGCATCGACGGGCGGGGGAAGTGTGAATGTGGAAAATGCAAAGGAATGGATTGATATATCAACAGGCGGCGGTGGCGTGCATGTTCGAGGAGCGAAGTACGGAGCGAAAGTCAAAACCGGCGGTGGCAGTGTGGAGATGGAAGACATCACAGGGGTTGTCAATGTCTCAACAGGCGGAGGAAGTATTAAATGTGAATTGATCCCGGGCAGTACAGGAAATAGTTCGATCAGAACCGGAGGAGGAGAAATTGAACTCACCTTACCCGAAAACGCAAAAGCTATTGTTGAAGCCACTATCAACGTCAATCGTGGATGGGGGCGGCATCACAAGAAATGCACGATCCGTTCCGATTTCAAAGCAGATAAGTACGAAAACAAAGAAGAAGATGATCAGATATATGCAGTGTATACATTGAATGGCGGTGGCCCGACGATTACGCTTGAGACGTCGGACAGCGATATTGAAATCCTAAGGATGTCAGGGAAATAA